A DNA window from Synchiropus splendidus isolate RoL2022-P1 chromosome 2, RoL_Sspl_1.0, whole genome shotgun sequence contains the following coding sequences:
- the LOC128754395 gene encoding coiled-coil-helix-coiled-coil-helix domain-containing protein 10, mitochondrial-like, translating to MARGSRSRSSAPASPAPSHAPVPAHPPPASLAPTPAPSQGPGLMAQMATTAAGVAVGSAVGHVVGGALTGAFSGSSSSEPAKPVYQEPPRPAAAQPGPCHFEVKQFLDCATNQNDLSLCEGFSEALKQCKYSHGLSSLV from the exons ATGGCGAGAGGAAGCCGCAGCCGCTCTTCAGCTCCTGCCAG CCCAGCTCCATCCCATGCTCCAGTCCCAGCACATCCACCTCCAGCATCCCTGGCGCCGACTCCAGCTCCATCACAGGGGCCTGGCCTCATGGCCCAGATGGCTACCACAGCTGCCGGTGTGGCAGTAGGTTCTGCTGTGGGTCATGTGGTTGGGGGTGCCCTCACTGGAGCTTTTAGTGGAAGCAGCAGCTCCGAACCAGCCAAACCTGTGTACCAG GAACCTCCACGTCCTGCAGCAGCCCAACCAGGTCCCTGCCACTTCGAGGTCAAACAGTTCCTGGACTGTGCCACCAACCAGAATGACTTGAGTCTATGTGAAGGCTTCAGTGAGGCTCTTAAACAGTGCAAGTATTCCCATG GGTTGTCATCCCTGGTATGA
- the LOC128753642 gene encoding equilibrative nucleobase transporter 1-like isoform X2, which translates to MQSDMPGCEMDLKLRYRLTLVSGMVECLCFAGVVFGYASLVFVLKEEGYFRQQCDTAVNASDCTQQDEKFSLVFTVASFLNNFLTLFNGYVFDRFGTLVTRLLGISLYTTGTLLISFSSAGISEVLFPALSCIAVGGMLLLLSNMQVGNLFAAHRSTIITLYNGAFDSSAAIFLILKVLHEHGVPLYSSFHVLSVCSVVHLVRTFLLLPRTRIPYPLPQSYSYGVTCAKSDSYNVEHLGTEKDAVTTALQSREAEAEEEVMIKDTLNVRSFWSCVLSWLFARHLVWLSIMQLRHYLFIGTLNPMLNRLGGNDPDLVSQYTNAFAITQLCGVLCAPWNGLIMDRHKDKPLAPGDTEQEADLRSSSLSLLLTAVQCLLFSVCASIPLLKLQYITFILQVLNRSFLYGGNAAFISVAFPANHFGKLYGLVMSMSAVFSLLQYPCFALIKGPLGGDPLIVDVTLTLLTLVVFIHPICVFFHCRQGHCQRDASQAKDTA; encoded by the exons ATGCAGTCAGACATGCCTGGCTGTGAGATGGACCTGAAGCTGCGCTACAGACTGACCCTGGTGTCAGGGATGGTGGAGTGTCTTTGCTTTGCAGGAGTCGTGTTTGGTTACGCATCGctggtgtttgttttgaaggaggAAGGATACTTCAGGCAGCAGTGTGACACTGCTGTGAATGCTTCAG ACTGCACCCAGCAGGATGAGAAGTTCTCTCTGGTTTTTACTGTCGCATCTTTTCTCAACAACTTCCTCACGTTGTTCAATGGCTACGTTTTCGATCGCTTTGGCACCTTGGTGACCAGGCTGCTGGGAAT ATCTCTCTACACCACTGGTACTCTCCTCATTTCATTCTCCTCTGCAG GCATTTCAGAGGTGTTATTTCCTGCTCTCTCCTGCATTGCTGTGGGAGGAATGTTGCTGCTTCTGAGCAACATGCAG GTGGGAAACCTGTTTGCTGCTCACCGCTCTACCATCATCACCCTCTACAACGGCGCATTTGATTCCTCAGCTGCTATTTTTCTCATCCTCAAG gtTCTGCATGAACATGGAGTCCCTCTTTACTCCTCCTTCCatgttctgtctgtctgttctgtGGTTCACCTGGTTCgcaccttcctgctgctgccccgAACCCGAATCCCCTATCCACTGCCTCAGAGCTACAGCTACGG AGTTACCTGTGCCAAATCGGACTCGTACAATGTGGAGCATCTGGGGACTGAGAAGGATGCAGTGACCACAGCTCTACAGTCTAGAGAGGCAgaagctgaggaggaggtgatgatCAAAGACACATTAAATG TGAGAAGCTTCTGGAGTTGTGTGCTTTCCTGGCTCTTTGCAAGACACTTGGTGTGGCTGTCCATCATGCAGCTGAGACACTACCTCTTCATCGGCACGCTGAACCCCATGCTAAACCGCCTCGGTGGAAATGACCCGGACCTTG TGAGCCAGTACACCAACGCTTTTGCCATCACGCAACTGTGTGGGGTTCTCTGTGCACCGTGGAATGGTCTCATCATGGACCGACATAAGGACAAACCTTTGGCTCCAG GAGACACAGAGCAGGAGGCCGATCTGCgctcctccagcctctcactgCTGCTCACTGCTGTGCAGTGCCTGCTCTTCTCGGTGTGCGCCTCCATCCCCCTTTTGAAACTCCAGTACATCACCTTCATCCTGCAGGTGCTCAATCGCTCCTTCCTCTATGGTGGAAACGCAGCCTTCATCAGTGTTGC TTTTCCAGCAAACCACTTTGGGAAGCTGTACGGCCTCGTGATGTCCATGTCAGcagtcttctctctgctgcagtaTCCCTGTTTCGCACTCATCAAAGGGCCACTGGGCGGAGACCCCCTTATT GTCGATGTCACGCTGACGCTGCTCACTCTGGTCGTCTTCATTCATCCCATCTGCGTCTTCTTCCACTGCAGACAGGGTCACTGCCAAAGGGATGCCAGCCAGGCCAAAGATACAGCCTGA
- the LOC128753642 gene encoding equilibrative nucleobase transporter 1-like isoform X1 translates to MQSDMPGCEMDLKLRYRLTLVSGMVECLCFAGVVFGYASLVFVLKEEGYFRQQCDTAVNASDCTQQDEKFSLVFTVASFLNNFLTLFNGYVFDRFGTLVTRLLGISLYTTGTLLISFSSAGISEVLFPALSCIAVGGMLLLLSNMQVGNLFAAHRSTIITLYNGAFDSSAAIFLILKVLHEHGVPLYSSFHVLSVCSVVHLVRTFLLLPRTRIPYPLPQSYSYGVTCAKSDSYNVEHLGTEKDAVTTALQSREAEAEEEVMIKDTLNVRSFWSCVLSWLFARHLVWLSIMQLRHYLFIGTLNPMLNRLGGNDPDLVSQYTNAFAITQLCGVLCAPWNGLIMDRHKDKPLAPGDTEQEADLRSSSLSLLLTAVQCLLFSVCASIPLLKLQYITFILQFSSKPLWEAVRPRDVHVSSLLSAAVSLFRTHQRATGRRPPYCRCHADAAHSGRLHSSHLRLLPLQTGSLPKGCQPGQRYSLNIPSYTYKPARWKCHLLQVPFQG, encoded by the exons ATGCAGTCAGACATGCCTGGCTGTGAGATGGACCTGAAGCTGCGCTACAGACTGACCCTGGTGTCAGGGATGGTGGAGTGTCTTTGCTTTGCAGGAGTCGTGTTTGGTTACGCATCGctggtgtttgttttgaaggaggAAGGATACTTCAGGCAGCAGTGTGACACTGCTGTGAATGCTTCAG ACTGCACCCAGCAGGATGAGAAGTTCTCTCTGGTTTTTACTGTCGCATCTTTTCTCAACAACTTCCTCACGTTGTTCAATGGCTACGTTTTCGATCGCTTTGGCACCTTGGTGACCAGGCTGCTGGGAAT ATCTCTCTACACCACTGGTACTCTCCTCATTTCATTCTCCTCTGCAG GCATTTCAGAGGTGTTATTTCCTGCTCTCTCCTGCATTGCTGTGGGAGGAATGTTGCTGCTTCTGAGCAACATGCAG GTGGGAAACCTGTTTGCTGCTCACCGCTCTACCATCATCACCCTCTACAACGGCGCATTTGATTCCTCAGCTGCTATTTTTCTCATCCTCAAG gtTCTGCATGAACATGGAGTCCCTCTTTACTCCTCCTTCCatgttctgtctgtctgttctgtGGTTCACCTGGTTCgcaccttcctgctgctgccccgAACCCGAATCCCCTATCCACTGCCTCAGAGCTACAGCTACGG AGTTACCTGTGCCAAATCGGACTCGTACAATGTGGAGCATCTGGGGACTGAGAAGGATGCAGTGACCACAGCTCTACAGTCTAGAGAGGCAgaagctgaggaggaggtgatgatCAAAGACACATTAAATG TGAGAAGCTTCTGGAGTTGTGTGCTTTCCTGGCTCTTTGCAAGACACTTGGTGTGGCTGTCCATCATGCAGCTGAGACACTACCTCTTCATCGGCACGCTGAACCCCATGCTAAACCGCCTCGGTGGAAATGACCCGGACCTTG TGAGCCAGTACACCAACGCTTTTGCCATCACGCAACTGTGTGGGGTTCTCTGTGCACCGTGGAATGGTCTCATCATGGACCGACATAAGGACAAACCTTTGGCTCCAG GAGACACAGAGCAGGAGGCCGATCTGCgctcctccagcctctcactgCTGCTCACTGCTGTGCAGTGCCTGCTCTTCTCGGTGTGCGCCTCCATCCCCCTTTTGAAACTCCAGTACATCACCTTCATCCTGCAG TTTTCCAGCAAACCACTTTGGGAAGCTGTACGGCCTCGTGATGTCCATGTCAGcagtcttctctctgctgcagtaTCCCTGTTTCGCACTCATCAAAGGGCCACTGGGCGGAGACCCCCTTATT GTCGATGTCACGCTGACGCTGCTCACTCTGGTCGTCTTCATTCATCCCATCTGCGTCTTCTTCCACTGCAGACAGGGTCACTGCCAAAGGGATGCCAGCCAGGCCAAAGATACAGCCTGAACATTCCATCATACACATATAAGCCTGCTAGATGGAAGTGTCATCTTTTGCAGGTGCCCTTTCAGGGATAG